From Scatophagus argus isolate fScaArg1 chromosome 2, fScaArg1.pri, whole genome shotgun sequence, a single genomic window includes:
- the LOC124064673 gene encoding nucleoredoxin-like protein 1, with protein sequence MVDLFLNRVLVENNWDQDELNTEREIVGILENRIVMLFFASAKCDQCQEFVPVLNDFFKRLKDPAYIEYPKLLALIYISLDQSEEQQERFLKEMHKKVLFLAFEDPYRKELQAMFKVKDVPTVVVLRPDGSVLSPNAVQDICRFGCDCFQDWQESAELIERSFMLNEEFENLNMRSATDPVRRLKYKTEDDKRKKRWWKLWGKGTNENEEGEEKDGTWDTKRKEGDKGTWRRR encoded by the exons ATGGTTGACCTGTTCTTAAACCGAGTTCTGGTGGAGAACAACTGGGACCAGGATGAGCTCAACACGGAACGTGAGATCGTCGGGATCCTTGAAAATCGCATCGTGATGCTGTTCTTTGCATCTGCTAAGTGTGATCAGTGCCAGGAGTTTGTGCCTGTTCTGAATGACTTTTTTAAGAGACTGAAAGATCCAGCGTACATCGAGTACCCCAAACTGCTTGCACTTATCTACATCAG CTTGGACCAatcagaggagcagcaggagagatTTCTCAAAGAGATGCACAAAAAGGTTCTGTTTTTGGCCTTTGAGGACCCATACAGGAA AGAGCTGCAGGCCATGTTTAAGGTGAAGGACGTACCAACAGTAGTGGTCCTTCGTCCTGACGGCTCCGTTCTCTCTCCAAATGCTGTGCAGGACATCTGTCGTTTTGGTTGTGACTGTTTCCAAGACTGGCAGGAATCAGCAGAGCTCATTGAGAGGAGCTTCATGCTCAACGAGGAGTTTGAAAACCTCAATATGCGGAGTGCTACTGACCCTGTGAGGAGACTCAAGTACAAGACAGAGGAcgacaagaggaaaaagagatggTGGAAGTTATGGGGGAAGggcacaaatgaaaatgaagaggGGGAAGAGAAAGATGGAACATGGGATacaaagagaaaggaaggagatAAAGGAACatggaggagaagatga